Sequence from the Lysobacter solisilvae genome:
AGGTGTGCAGGTAGCCGCTGAAGTTGGTCAGCAGGATGTGCTCGCCGAATTCGCCCAGCGGGACGCCGGTGTAGCGCGGGAGCCAGTTGTCGACGATCTGTTCTTTGTCTTTCATGGGGGCGACGGCGATGGGGGAGAGGCAGCGGGGCGCGGTGATGCAGGGGACCGCGTGATCCGATGAATCTACGCGACCGCGGGCCGGCATGAAATCGGTCCGGCGCGGCGCGGATGGCAGCGGCGACCTTGCCGACCTTGGCGAGCTTGCCGCGCGGGCAACCCGCCCGTCGCCCGTGACCGTCGCCCTGCTTCCCCCGCCCTGCCCCAGCGGCTACCGTCGGACGGTTCATTCCGCATCCATCCCGGGGAAAACCATGTCCATGAGACCCGTCTGGGCCGGCGCCGCGCTGACCCTGCTGGTCGGTGCGGCGCAGGCCGCGCCGCCCGATTCCACGCCGCCGCAGCCGTCCGCCGCCTCGACGCCGTCGCGCTTCGTGCAGGACCCGTATCCGAGCACCTACCGGCGCATCGCCGCACCGCCCGTGCTGATCCAGCACGCCACCGTGCTCACCGGCACCGGCCTGCGGCTGGACGATGCCGACGTGCTGATGCGCGAGGGCCGCGTCGTGGCCGTCGGCACCGCGCTGGACGTACCCGCCGACGCGACCCGGGTCGACGGCACGGGCAAGTGGGTCACCCCCGGCATCATCGACGTGCACTCGCACCTGGGCGTGTATCCGAGCCCGGGCATGAGCGCCCACAGCGACGGCAACGAGGCCACCTCGCCGGTCACCGCCAACGTCTGGGCCGAGCACTCGGTGTGGCCCCAGGACCCGGGCTTCAGCACGGCGCTGGCCGGTGGCATTACCTCGCTGCAGGTCCTGCCCGGCAGCGCCAACCTGATCGGCGGCCGCGGCGTCACCCTGAAGAACGTCCCGGCCACCACCTATCAGGCGATGAAATTCCCCGGCGCGCCCTGGGGCCTGAAGATGGCCTGCGGCGAGAACCCCAAGCGCGTGTACGGCCAGAAGGGCGGCCCGGGCACGAGGATGGCGAACGTGGCCGGCTACCGCGCGGCCTTCATCGACGCCAGCGAATACCTGCGCAAGAGCACGCCGAAGAAGGCCGCCGCGAAGAAGCGCAGCTGGTGGCAGTTCGGCAAGGGCAGCAGCAACGGCGAGGCCGACAGCGAGAAGGACACCGGCGGCAAGCGTGACCTCAAGCTGGACACGCTGGCCGGCGCGATCAACGGCGACATCCAGGTGCACATCCACTGCTACCGCGCCGACGAGATGGCCACGATGCTCGACCTCGCCAAGGAGTTCGGGTTCAAGATCGCCGCGTTCCACCACGGGGTGGAGGCCTACAAGCTGGCCGACCGCCTGGCCGCTGAAGGCGTGTGCGGCGCGCTGTGGGCCGACTGGTGGGGCTTCAAGATGGAAGCCTTCGACGGCATCCAGGAGAACATCGCCCTGGTCGACCGCCCGGCGGGCAGCTGCGCGATCGTCCACTCCGATTCGGAGGAAGGCATCCAGCGCCTCAACCAGGAGGCGGCCAAGGTGATCGGACATGCGCGCCTGGCCGGCATGGAGATCGCCCCCGAACGCGCGATCACCTGGCTGACGCGCAACGCCGCCAAGGCGCTGGGCGTGCTCGACCAGACAGGCACGCTGGAGGCCGGCAAGATGGCCGACGTCGTGCTGTGGAACGGCAACCCCTTCAGCGTGTACGCCAAGGCCGAGCAGGTCTACATCGATGGCGCGCGCATCTTCGACCGCGCCGATCCCCAGCGGCAGCCGGAGTCCGACTTCATGCTGGGCCAGGGCGTGAGCGGAGGTGTGCGATGAGCGCGCGGAACATGACGACCACGACGATGAAGGCGCTCGCCGCCGCGGTGATGCTGTGCGTGGGCGGCGTCGCCGCGGCGCAGGGCCTGCCGTCGGGCACCGTGCTGATCCGCAATGCCACCGTGCACACCGCAGGCGCGCAGGGCACGCTGCACAACGCCGACGTGCTGGTCAGCGGCGGCGTGATCCGCGCCGTCGGCACCGGCCTGCCGGCCACGCCGGACGCGCAGGTGGTCGACGCGAAGGGCGCGCCGCTGACGCCGACGCTGTTCGGCGGCATCACCGAGACCGGGCTGGAGGAAGTCTCCGGCGAAAAGGCGACGGTGGACGCGTCGTTGGGCCTGGGCGCGGCGACCAAGGAAATGTCGGTGCGGCCGGAGTTCGACGTCACCCTGGCCTACAACCCCGACTCCGTGCTGTTGCCGGTCTCGCGGGTGGAGGGCATCGGCTGGACGCTGCTGGGCGCCAACACCACCGAAGGCGGCTCGATCATCGGCGGCCTGGGCGGCGTCGTGCGGCTGGACGGCAGCCCCGATCCGGTCGGCGCCCGCGTGCTGTTCGTCAGCCTGGGCAGCCGCGCCGCCGCGCTCACCGGCAGTTCCCGCGCCGCGCAGTGGATGCTGCTGGACCAGCTGATCGACGAGGTGCGCGGCCGCATCTCGCCCGACTCGCACGCCGCCCTGCTCACGCCGGCCGGACGCGCGACGCTGGCGCGCTACATCGGTGGCGGCGGGCGGGTGATGGTCAACGTGCAGCGCGCGGCCGACATCCGCCAGCTGCTGCGCTGGTCGGCGCGCCACAACGTGCGCGTGGCCATCGCCGGCGGAGCCGAGGCCTGGATGCTCGCGCCGGAGCTGGCGCGGGCCAAGGTGCCGGTGTTCGTCGATCCGCTGGCCAACCTGCCGGCGAGCTTCGATGAGATCCACTCGACGATGGAGAACGCCGCGCGCCTGAAGGCCGGCGGGGTGGACGTGAGCTTCGCGCAGGGCGGCGACGCATCGCACAACGCGCGCAAGGTGCGCCAGCTGGCCGGCAACGCGGTGGCCAACGGGCTGCCCTGGGAAGACGGCCTGGCCGGGCTCACCCGGGTGCCCGCGCAGGCGCTGGGCGTCGGTGACCGCATGGGCACGATCGCGCCGGGCAAGCGGGCCGACCTGGTGCTGTGGAGCGGCGACCCGCTCGAGGTCAGCTCCGTGGCCCTGCAGGTGTGGCTGGACGGGCGCGCGATCCCGATGCGCAGCCGCCAGACCGAGCTGCGCGACCGCTACCTGCGCGCCACCACGCCGGCCGAGGCCGGTGGCATGCCGCGCGCGTACCCGGCGCAGGACCGTTGACGGCCTGACGAAGGCACGGCATCGCGGCCCGTCCCCGACGGGTCGCGATGCATTCGGATTCGACCGACAAGCCGCTTCGCCTGCGCCCGCGCATGCGTCGGGCAATCGCCGCACAGTCGCCCGCCGCGGGTAGGGCTACCCGCGCGCCGAATCGAGCACGACCACCCGGTTGCGGCCTTCGTGCTTGGCCTGGTACATGGCCTCGTCCGCGCGCTGCACCAGCGACCCGGCGCCGTCGCCCACGCCGCTTTCGACCACGCCGACGCTGAGCGTGAGCCCGACCGGCGCCTTGCGCACGCGCGCGCAGGCCACCTCCACCAGTTCACGGATGCGCTCGGCCAGGTCGCGTGCATGGCGGCGGCTGTAACCGGGCATCAGCAGCAGGAATTCTTCGCCGCCCAGCCGGCCCAGCTTCTGGTCGGGCTGCATCTCCTCCCGGATCGCCTCGGTGACCGCGCACAGGCAGGCATCGCCGATGGCATGGCCGTGGGTGTCGTTGATGCGCTTGAAGTGGTCCAGGTCCAGGAACAGCACCGACAACGGCACGCCCTCGCGGCGGCATTCGGCGATGGCGTGCTCCAGGCGCCGCATCATCCCGGCGCGGTTGAGCACGCCGGTGAGGGCGTCGTGTTCGGCGTCCTGCTTGGCCGCGTCGCGTTCGCGGCGGAACGTGAGCATGCGGTAGGCCAGGCCCAGCACCAGCACCACGGCGGCGAAGGCCTGCATCAGCGGCAGGCCGTATTCCAGCCACGGACTGAGCGGCTGGCCGGACACCAGCTGCAGCGCGCGCGCAGTGGAGACCACCACCAGCGGCACCCAGGCGATCAGCACCAGGCCCGCGTGGCGGCCGCCCCGACGCCAGGCGGTGAACAGCGAGACGATCGCCAGCAGGTTGGCCAGCAGCAGCAGCGCGTTGCCGATCGGCGGGAACCAGCGCTTGTCGGCCGGCCACGGCGACAGCAGCACCAGCAGCAGCACGGCCGGCACCAGCGCGCCGACCACCCACAGCACGCGGCTCAGCCAGGGCGTGCGCGGGCGCAGTTCGGCCAGTTCGATCAGGAAGTACACCGAGACGATGGTGGAGGCGGTCGCCACGCACCACACCCCGACCACGCCAAAGCGCCCCAGCCAGGCCAGCGGCGCGATCGCATAGACCTCGCCATAGGCCATCAGGATGTACAGCGACTGCAGCAGCATGGTGGCGGCGAACAGCAGGTACACCCGCTCGCGCAGCAGTGTCCAGAACAGCAGCGTCACCAGCGAGACGCCCAGGAGGATGCCCATGCTCAGCCACAGCACTCGCACGTGGCCGTGGTCCTCCACGCTATAGGCGTGCGGCGTGCGCAGGGCGACCTGCAGCGGATAGCGGGCGTCCACAACACCGATGTAGACCGGGCCAGCCGCGCTGCCGGGCACGGCGAAGGCCAGCGCCCGCCGCGAGTGCCCGGCATCCAGGCCGGGATCGAAGATGGACGCGCGCTGCGGCCGGTAGTCCGGCGGGACCAGGACGGTCAGGCGGGCGCTGTAGGGGTGGTAGACCAGCAGCAGGCGATCGACGTCGCCGCTGCGTAGCGGATGCACGCGCCACCAGCCGCGACCCGCCTGCGCGCCGGCCAGCTGGTGCGGCTGCTGCGACGGGATCCACGCACTGCTGGCCAGCTTCGGCATCTGGCTGGCGGGCGTGTCCAGCGCGGAGGCCTCCATCCGGTCGATGCCCAGGATGCCGTTGACGCCAGTGTCGTGATCGAAGGCGCCGGCGGGCCCAGGCAGCAGGCCCAGCAGGCCGCACAGGCAGAACAGCCCGATCAGCCCCAGGAGCAGGCCCGGTCGCGCGTTGACGGATACCCGCTTCCCCGCCGCCATCATCCTCCCCTGTGAGGAATGACTCCTTCCGCAGTGTCGGTGCCGGTCGCCAACACCGCAACCCCCTCCGGGACGTATGCTCGCTCCCGGAATCCACAGGGGAGCACTCCATGTCGTTCGACGTCAACTGGCTGGCCGTCGTGGCCGCCGCCGTGTCCGCCTTCATGCTCGGCGGTATCTGGTACGGCCCGCTGTTCAAGAACGTCTGGTGCCGCGAGGCGGGCGTGGACCCGCAGGGCAAGCCGGGCCATCCCGGGCGCGTCTTCGGCAGCGCCTTCGTACTGGCACTGATCGCCGCAGTGGCCTTCGCCCTGCTGCTCGGCCCGTCGCCCTCGCTGCACCTGGGGCTGCACCACGGTGTGCTGGTCGGCTTCGCCTTCGTGGCCACCAGCTTCGGCATCAACTACGCCTTCGCCCAGCGCAGCCTCAAGCTGTGGCTGATCGATGGCGGCTACCACGTGCTGCAGTTCACCCTCTACGGCCTGATCCTGGGCCTGTGGCACTGAGCCGCGCCGGACACGCCCGAGCGACGGCACCACCCTGGACACATCCGGTCACGCCATGAACGCGCTGCGCTGGTACTTCGACTTCATCTCGCCCTTCGCCTATCTGCACTGGCAGAAGCTGCGCGCACTGGAGGGCACGCTGGACATCGAGCCGGTGCCCGTCGTGTTCGGCGCCGTGCTGGCTGCGCATGCCCACAAGGGGCCGGCCGAGATACCGGGCAAGCGCGAGTTCACCTACCGGCACGTGCTGTGGCAGGCGCAGCGGCAAGGCGTGACGCTGCACTTCCCGCCCGCGCACCCCTTCAACCCGCTGGCCGCGCTGCGACTGTGCGTGGCGGCCGGCAGCCGGCCGGAGGCCGTCACCGCGATCTTCGACTGGATCTGGGGCCAGGGCCGCGCCGGCGACGACGCCCAGGCCCTGGCGCCCGTGGCCGACGCCCTGGGCGTGGGTGCGGCCGCCCTGGCCTCACCGCAGGTCAAGGACGCGCTGCGCGCCAACACCGACGCCGCGCTGGCGGCCGGCGTGTTCGGTGTGCCGACGTTGGCGGTAGCGGGGGAACTGTTCTGGGGCAATGACGCCCACGAGTTCGCGCTGGCGGTGCTGGCGCAGCCGGAGCTGCTGCAGACGCCGGAAATGCAGCGGGTCAGCCGCCTGCCCCAGGCGGTCCGGCGCATCTGATCACGCCTGGTTGACCTTCGCCGTGGAAGCTGGCCGCAGCTGGCCGATCCCCGGCAGAAACTGTGGCAGGGGTCGGTGATGGCCGCCCGGGCGTATCCTGTCGCCCACTTACGTATCCCGCACCGGGTGGAGGGCCCATGCGCATCGGTCTCGTAGTCGACTCGCCATGCGACCTCCCGGAGGACTACCTCCGGGCCCATAACGTCTCCATCCTGCCCACCACGGTCCGCATGGGCGCGGCGGTGATGGCCGACTACCGCAATCCCGAAGCTTCGCTGCAGTTCGTGCAGACGCACCTGGCCGAACGCGGCTGGGAGGCCGAGAGCAGTCCGTTCTCGGTCGAGCAGATCCGCGAGCTCTTCCTGACCCGGCTGGTCATCGACTACGACTACGTCTTCTGCCTGACGATCACCAAGACGCGCAGCCAGATCTTCGACAACGCGCAGCAGGCCAGCTTCGCGATCCTCAACGAATACAAGGCGCCACGCGCGGCGGCTGGCAACACCCTCGCCGTTCGCGCTGCGCGTGATCGACACCCAGAACCTGTTCGCCGCGCAGGGCGTGATGGCGGTCGAGGCCATCCGCCTGCGCGAGGCCGGCGAAGGCACCGCGAAGATCCGCGCGCGCCTGGAGTTCCTGGCGATGCACACGCAGGGCTTCCTGATCCCGCGCGACCTCAACTACATGCGCGAACGCACCCGCATCCGCGGCGACCGCAGCGTGAGCTTCCTGGCCGCCAAGCTCGGCACGGCCTTCGACATCAAGCCGATCCTGCACTGCAACCGCGGGGAGACCGGCCCGGTGGGCAAGGTCAAGGAGTTTCGACGCCGCCGCGCAGAAGCTGTTCGACCACGCGGTGCGCCGCGTCGAGGCGCGCGAACTGCTGACGCCGACGATGTGCATCAGCTACGGCGGCGAACTCGACGAGCTGCATGCCCTGCCCGGCTATGCCGCCCTGCGCCAGGCCTGCGCGGCGAACAACATCCAGATGTTCGAGACGGTGATGGCGCTGACCAGCATGGTCAACATCGGCAAGGGCGGACTGGCGCTGGGCTACGCGGCGGAGACCGGCCGGATCGAACTGTAGTAGCCGCGCGCGGCGACCGGCGCGACGCCGCGCGCTTCACGTGCATGCCATGCGCGCGGCCCTATCCTGCGCCTACCCCGAATGGATGCAGTCCCATGCCGACCCGCTACTACCTGAGCCTGCGTGACCCCGAACGCGCGCGTGGCAGCGATCCCAGCCTGGCCTTCAGCGCGCACGGCGCGGACGAATTCGCCGCGCAGCTGCAGGACGCGCTGCGCACCACGGCCCTGTTCGAACGCTGGCGCGCCAAGCAGGACGATCCCGACGCGGTCGACCCCGCGCTGGGCGCCACCGATCCGCAGACCACCGTCACCGGCGCGCAGGACGACCTGCACGTGGACCTGGTGGTCACCTCATCCATTCCGGGTAGTGTGCTCAAGCACCGCCTGCGCCTGCTGGCGGGCAGCGGCTGGGAACTGAGCGACGTGACCTCGGCCTGAGGCGGGGATCGCCCCGGGCGCGGCGCGTACGCAACCGGACCGCGCACGCCTGGACCCGGATCACCGGGCTCCAGGCGCCTAGATCCGGATCACCTCATCGGCGCCGTTGGTGTGCGCTTCGGGGCGGTGCAGGGCCAGCAGGGCCACGCGTCCGCTGATGCCTTCGCGCTCGAACACCTGGTGCAGGTGGCTCTTTACCGTCTCCGGACTGATGCCCAGCCGGCGGCCGATCTGCTTGTTGCTCATGCCCATCGCCGCCCAGTGCACGATTTCGCGCTGCCGGTCGGTGAGGTGCGAGAGGTTGTCGACCGGCGCCGGCGCGCGGCGTTCGGCGGCCAGGGCCCGTGCCAGCAGCGCGCTGTCCACGGCGAAAAGCCCGGTTTCCACGGCGCGCAGCGCGCGCAGGATCACTTCCGGGGCGGCGTTCTTGTCCAGGCATCCCGAACCGGCCAGCCGCGCGCAATGGCGCAGCGCCGACACATCCGGCTGCGTGTAGAAGTAGATGCGCGCCGATTGCTGCGCGTCGCCCCGCAGGTGCTGGCAGCGGATGTCGTCGCCGTCGAGCAGCCATATCGCCCTTCCGGGCCGGGCGCCTTCCATGGCCTGCGCGGACAGTACGCCGCGCCAGTCGAACTCGCCCCGCTGCACCAGCACGCGTTGCAGATGGGAAGCCCAGCGACGGTCACGACCGAACGCGAGAACGGGCAAGCCTGCCATGAGGGAACCCCCGTCTGCGCGCTGAGGAACGCACATTCGTACAGGCATCAACGCGGCGTGTATGAATTGTCGGCCATCGACGCTTCGTCACCCGTGCGGGCGATTCACTGAGCACCGCAGTCAGGCAGAAGCTCAAGCGGCCGCGACAGCCGCCCCGCTTGCCGTGCGCACCCTCCCCCACCCGCCTGGAGCGCCGTCATGGCCTTCTTTTCCCGATCAAAATGGCCTGCGGCAACGCTGGGCCTGACCCTAGGTGCCGTACTCGGCGCTACGGGCCTGCTGTCTACCGCACTTGCGGTACATGATCCCGCCGATCCGTTCGAACTCGACGGCGACCCGACGCAGACCACCGCCGACGACGACTGGAACAACGTCTTCAACCTGTCCACGCCTTTCCCGACCCCGCGGGGAACGCCGAGCGCCGGTGGCGGTGAAACCTTCGTTCCCGATCCGGCCAACCTGCCCGGCGGCAAGGAAACCACCGCGTGGAAGGGCAGCAACAAGGACATCGACCTGATCAATACCTGGGAGTACGAGTCCTCCAAGGTCACGCCCGACAAGGACAACATCACCAACGCCTACGCCAAGGCCTACCCGGTCGAGGGCTTCCCCGGCGGCGACCTGCCTGGCCATCCAGCCGTCGCGCACTCCCACCTGATCATCTACTTCGGCGCGGACCGCTTCGCCAACAACGGCGACGCCGCGCTGGGTTTCTGGTTCTTCAAGGGCGATGTCGGCCTGGATGACAACAACCAGTTCTCCGGCGAACACCAGGTCGGCGACGTGCTGGTGCAGGTGGACTTCGTGTCCGGCGGCCGCAGCAGCGAGATCCAGATTTTCACCTGGGTCGGCAGCGGTGGCGACTTCGGTGCGCTGGAGGAAATCCTGCCACCGACCTCGGCCAACGGCTTCACTGTCTGCGACGCCAACGACCGCGCCTGCGCCACGACCAACAACGCAGCCACGGCTTCGCCCTGGGCGTACACGCCCAAGTCCGGTGTCTCGGGCACCTTCCCGGCCGAGAGCTTCTTCGAGGCCGGCATCGACGTCACCGCGCTGGTGGGGCAGGTCTGCTTCTCCAGCTTCATGGCCGAGACCCGCAGCTCGCACTCGGAGACCGCGGAGTTGAAGGACTTCGCGCTGGGTGATTTCGACCTGTGCTCGATCAACGTCGAGAAGGTCTGCTTCAGCGACGCCGGCGCCACCAGCCCGGTGTTCAACCCGACCGCCGAGACCTACACCACCAAGCACACCGTCACCATCACCAACGATGGCTTCGGGCCGATCAACGACGTGGCGCTGCGCGACAACGCGGTGACCTCGACCAAGGTCTGCTCGATCCGGTCGATCACCGGTGGCGGCACCGGCATGACCACGGTACCCATGGGTGGCATCCTGTTCGCCAACAACACCTCCTTCCAGGCGATTGCGTCCGGGTTGCCCGCGGGCAATTCGATCACCGTGAACCTGGTCTGCGTCACCGACGACAACCCGTTCGTCAACTCGGTGACCGCGAGGTCCTCCGCCTCCGCAGGCGGCACGGCTGACGTGACCGATACCGACGTGGAGAGTTCGCTCGTGCCGGGCGACGGCCTGGCCGGCTGCACCAAGGAGCTGTTCGCCGGGCTGAAACTG
This genomic interval carries:
- a CDS encoding sensor domain-containing diguanylate cyclase; translation: MAAGKRVSVNARPGLLLGLIGLFCLCGLLGLLPGPAGAFDHDTGVNGILGIDRMEASALDTPASQMPKLASSAWIPSQQPHQLAGAQAGRGWWRVHPLRSGDVDRLLLVYHPYSARLTVLVPPDYRPQRASIFDPGLDAGHSRRALAFAVPGSAAGPVYIGVVDARYPLQVALRTPHAYSVEDHGHVRVLWLSMGILLGVSLVTLLFWTLLRERVYLLFAATMLLQSLYILMAYGEVYAIAPLAWLGRFGVVGVWCVATASTIVSVYFLIELAELRPRTPWLSRVLWVVGALVPAVLLLVLLSPWPADKRWFPPIGNALLLLANLLAIVSLFTAWRRGGRHAGLVLIAWVPLVVVSTARALQLVSGQPLSPWLEYGLPLMQAFAAVVLVLGLAYRMLTFRRERDAAKQDAEHDALTGVLNRAGMMRRLEHAIAECRREGVPLSVLFLDLDHFKRINDTHGHAIGDACLCAVTEAIREEMQPDQKLGRLGGEEFLLLMPGYSRRHARDLAERIRELVEVACARVRKAPVGLTLSVGVVESGVGDGAGSLVQRADEAMYQAKHEGRNRVVVLDSARG
- a CDS encoding amidohydrolase, encoding MRPVWAGAALTLLVGAAQAAPPDSTPPQPSAASTPSRFVQDPYPSTYRRIAAPPVLIQHATVLTGTGLRLDDADVLMREGRVVAVGTALDVPADATRVDGTGKWVTPGIIDVHSHLGVYPSPGMSAHSDGNEATSPVTANVWAEHSVWPQDPGFSTALAGGITSLQVLPGSANLIGGRGVTLKNVPATTYQAMKFPGAPWGLKMACGENPKRVYGQKGGPGTRMANVAGYRAAFIDASEYLRKSTPKKAAAKKRSWWQFGKGSSNGEADSEKDTGGKRDLKLDTLAGAINGDIQVHIHCYRADEMATMLDLAKEFGFKIAAFHHGVEAYKLADRLAAEGVCGALWADWWGFKMEAFDGIQENIALVDRPAGSCAIVHSDSEEGIQRLNQEAAKVIGHARLAGMEIAPERAITWLTRNAAKALGVLDQTGTLEAGKMADVVLWNGNPFSVYAKAEQVYIDGARIFDRADPQRQPESDFMLGQGVSGGVR
- a CDS encoding amidohydrolase family protein, encoding MSARNMTTTTMKALAAAVMLCVGGVAAAQGLPSGTVLIRNATVHTAGAQGTLHNADVLVSGGVIRAVGTGLPATPDAQVVDAKGAPLTPTLFGGITETGLEEVSGEKATVDASLGLGAATKEMSVRPEFDVTLAYNPDSVLLPVSRVEGIGWTLLGANTTEGGSIIGGLGGVVRLDGSPDPVGARVLFVSLGSRAAALTGSSRAAQWMLLDQLIDEVRGRISPDSHAALLTPAGRATLARYIGGGGRVMVNVQRAADIRQLLRWSARHNVRVAIAGGAEAWMLAPELARAKVPVFVDPLANLPASFDEIHSTMENAARLKAGGVDVSFAQGGDASHNARKVRQLAGNAVANGLPWEDGLAGLTRVPAQALGVGDRMGTIAPGKRADLVLWSGDPLEVSSVALQVWLDGRAIPMRSRQTELRDRYLRATTPAEAGGMPRAYPAQDR
- a CDS encoding DUF1761 domain-containing protein, with protein sequence MSFDVNWLAVVAAAVSAFMLGGIWYGPLFKNVWCREAGVDPQGKPGHPGRVFGSAFVLALIAAVAFALLLGPSPSLHLGLHHGVLVGFAFVATSFGINYAFAQRSLKLWLIDGGYHVLQFTLYGLILGLWH
- a CDS encoding helix-turn-helix transcriptional regulator, with protein sequence MPVLAFGRDRRWASHLQRVLVQRGEFDWRGVLSAQAMEGARPGRAIWLLDGDDIRCQHLRGDAQQSARIYFYTQPDVSALRHCARLAGSGCLDKNAAPEVILRALRAVETGLFAVDSALLARALAAERRAPAPVDNLSHLTDRQREIVHWAAMGMSNKQIGRRLGISPETVKSHLHQVFEREGISGRVALLALHRPEAHTNGADEVIRI
- a CDS encoding 2-hydroxychromene-2-carboxylate isomerase; this encodes MNALRWYFDFISPFAYLHWQKLRALEGTLDIEPVPVVFGAVLAAHAHKGPAEIPGKREFTYRHVLWQAQRQGVTLHFPPAHPFNPLAALRLCVAAGSRPEAVTAIFDWIWGQGRAGDDAQALAPVADALGVGAAALASPQVKDALRANTDAALAAGVFGVPTLAVAGELFWGNDAHEFALAVLAQPELLQTPEMQRVSRLPQAVRRI